A single genomic interval of Acidobacteriota bacterium harbors:
- a CDS encoding HEAT repeat domain-containing protein, with translation MKSRNVFLRVFCLLLVFVFLGLPGFGYPVGGKPLGRLLSEADEVVVAKVQSVVRSGDVIDVALLIARSIKGDAQINATFIASWSVSSNDLGNETGLAGKSGIFFLKKKTEVAWKILPVLNGSIPLDISFINLPIKPLSCAANATPLDKLIEEIVSGIVDPSTPRAGEMFLAALGDIDPVRLKAVGNGLLNSSIPSVKAIGLGLLLDKGDRSALLGLGNGREMGLSSEQMSTLARSVARYRDSDAAAIQSLGTMAGGAEPLRSAAVAALRAIHTRKALPFLAELLNGNSSELRYAAVAGIASFANGLPVQTLENYTSMAFASSNPAVVYANEETRLHFPTVDTFLQDEQKYISFWKNWWAVNKAEIEANK, from the coding sequence ATGAAAAGTCGCAATGTGTTCTTAAGAGTATTCTGTCTCCTACTCGTTTTTGTGTTCTTGGGGCTACCTGGATTTGGCTATCCGGTGGGGGGCAAGCCGCTGGGCCGTCTTCTCAGTGAAGCCGATGAAGTCGTCGTAGCTAAAGTTCAGAGCGTTGTAAGGTCGGGTGACGTGATCGACGTTGCACTCCTGATTGCCAGATCGATAAAAGGGGATGCTCAAATAAATGCGACTTTCATCGCTAGCTGGTCGGTATCGTCGAACGATCTTGGCAACGAAACCGGGTTAGCTGGAAAATCAGGGATTTTCTTCCTTAAGAAGAAGACAGAAGTTGCTTGGAAGATACTTCCCGTCTTGAACGGTTCCATACCCCTTGATATCAGCTTTATCAACCTGCCAATTAAGCCACTTTCCTGCGCGGCAAATGCAACACCGCTAGATAAGCTAATAGAGGAAATTGTTTCTGGCATAGTAGATCCTAGTACCCCAAGGGCAGGAGAAATGTTTCTCGCGGCGCTCGGGGACATTGATCCAGTCCGGCTTAAGGCGGTCGGAAATGGGCTCTTGAATTCTTCCATCCCATCTGTCAAAGCAATAGGGTTGGGGCTTCTTCTCGACAAGGGTGACCGAAGCGCATTGTTAGGATTAGGCAACGGACGAGAGATGGGGCTCAGCTCCGAGCAGATGAGTACTCTGGCAAGATCAGTTGCTCGTTATCGTGATTCTGACGCAGCTGCAATTCAATCGCTTGGTACCATGGCTGGCGGCGCAGAACCTTTAAGGTCCGCAGCAGTCGCCGCACTGAGGGCAATTCACACCAGGAAAGCTCTTCCTTTTCTTGCCGAACTGCTTAACGGCAATTCGTCCGAGTTGCGCTACGCAGCAGTGGCGGGCATAGCATCGTTCGCCAATGGCCTCCCCGTGCAAACTCTTGAAAACTACACGAGCATGGCTTTTGCGTCGTCAAATCCCGCCGTTGTGTATGCCAACGAAGAAACCAGGCTGCATTTCCCGACAGTAGATACGTTCCTCCAAGACGAACAGAAGTACATTAGCTTTTGGAAGAATTGGTGGGCAGTAAATAAAGCGGAAATAGAAGCGAACAAATAA
- the alaS gene encoding alanine--tRNA ligase: protein MNGNQIRKTFLDYFAERGHRVVRSSPTVPANDATLLFTNAGMNQFKDVFLGLEQRDYMRATSSQKCMRAGGKHNDLENVGRTRRHHTFFEMLGNFSFGYYFKKEAIEYAWELITGVYGIPKDRLTITVFREDDDALNLWSKIAGKPASSIFRMDEKDNFWSMGDTGPCGPCSEMHYDLGPQASDWGHTDCQFPCECGRYVEIWNLVFMQYNRDSNGTMVPLPKPSIDTGMGFERLASVLQGKLSNYETDLLWPLIVEAGEMAGVEYGEKAENDTSLRILADHARAAAFLITDGVLPANDGRGYVLRKVLRRAARHGGQLGLTDPFLYKLTGKVAEMMSPAYPELIESSDRVATVVKSEEQRFAHTLTIALSEFEKVVKDAAKPTGDTKVVLPGDKLFRLYDTFGMPLDWINEMADERNFTVDEAGFQAEMARQRDRARASWKGAEKAVLSPVYTEILKQGQTIFEGYQQTESQKCTVVALLLDSKSVNELPTGSKAELVLDHTPFYAESGGQVGDTGNLVSEVSGDVVVTVQDTYRPVSGLTSHRVVTKAAVHVGDAVSAVVDVDRRRATMRNHTATHILHAALRQVLGTHVKQAGSVVDPQRLRFDFSHFASLDPVELAEIENLANQEIQKNNAVETAVMDIDRAVEGGALAFFGEKYPDKVRVVAVPGFSKELCGGTHVQRTGEIGLLKVVHEGSISAGVRRIEAVTGAGALDQFQEVTQMVRGLAAAMKTTPAELSQAVARLTENQRTLEKQIETLRMKLANAQLVDIDSKVRLVKDVRLLAIRSDGLGRPEMRNLADSMRQKLGSGVVLLTSVADDKVALISAVTPDLNKRVHAGKFAQAIAQKLGGTGGGRADLAEAGGKDVARLDTVLNEAADVLAGML, encoded by the coding sequence ATGAACGGAAATCAGATTCGCAAGACATTCCTGGATTACTTCGCGGAGCGTGGCCACCGCGTGGTCAGAAGTTCGCCAACCGTCCCGGCCAATGACGCTACGTTGCTGTTCACCAACGCGGGCATGAATCAGTTCAAGGACGTGTTTCTGGGACTGGAGCAGCGCGACTACATGCGCGCTACCTCTTCGCAGAAATGCATGCGCGCAGGAGGCAAGCACAACGATCTGGAGAACGTCGGGCGCACGCGCCGCCACCACACATTCTTCGAAATGCTCGGCAATTTCTCCTTCGGTTACTACTTCAAGAAGGAAGCAATCGAGTACGCATGGGAGCTGATTACCGGCGTTTACGGCATACCCAAAGACCGGCTGACCATCACAGTTTTCCGCGAGGACGACGACGCGCTGAACCTGTGGTCGAAGATCGCGGGCAAGCCCGCCAGCAGCATTTTTCGTATGGATGAGAAGGATAACTTCTGGTCGATGGGCGACACCGGCCCGTGCGGGCCTTGCTCGGAAATGCACTATGACCTGGGCCCGCAAGCGAGTGACTGGGGACATACTGACTGTCAGTTTCCATGTGAGTGCGGACGTTACGTCGAGATATGGAACCTAGTCTTCATGCAGTACAACCGCGATTCGAATGGCACGATGGTACCACTTCCAAAGCCGTCAATTGACACCGGCATGGGCTTCGAGCGACTGGCGTCCGTGTTACAGGGAAAACTGAGTAACTACGAGACAGACCTGCTATGGCCGTTGATCGTCGAGGCAGGAGAAATGGCAGGAGTCGAGTACGGCGAGAAGGCGGAGAACGACACTTCGCTACGCATACTCGCGGACCATGCCCGCGCCGCCGCGTTCCTCATTACCGATGGCGTGCTGCCCGCCAACGATGGCCGCGGCTACGTGCTGCGCAAAGTCCTGCGCCGCGCCGCGCGTCACGGCGGACAGTTGGGATTGACCGACCCATTTCTCTACAAGCTCACCGGCAAAGTCGCCGAGATGATGTCGCCGGCCTACCCGGAGCTGATCGAGTCATCTGACCGGGTGGCCACGGTGGTGAAGTCGGAGGAGCAGCGCTTCGCGCACACCCTGACAATTGCGCTGAGCGAATTCGAGAAGGTCGTTAAGGACGCCGCGAAACCCACCGGTGATACGAAGGTCGTGCTGCCGGGAGACAAGCTGTTCCGCCTCTATGACACCTTTGGGATGCCGCTCGACTGGATCAATGAGATGGCCGACGAGCGCAACTTCACCGTCGATGAAGCCGGCTTCCAGGCAGAGATGGCACGCCAGCGCGACCGCGCGCGCGCGAGTTGGAAGGGCGCGGAGAAGGCCGTGCTATCGCCCGTCTACACGGAGATATTGAAGCAGGGACAAACAATATTTGAAGGCTATCAACAGACCGAGTCTCAGAAATGCACAGTGGTCGCATTACTGCTGGATAGCAAATCGGTGAATGAGCTTCCCACCGGAAGCAAGGCGGAGTTGGTGCTGGATCACACACCGTTCTACGCCGAGTCAGGCGGGCAGGTGGGTGACACGGGCAACTTAGTTTCTGAAGTAAGTGGCGATGTGGTCGTTACGGTACAAGACACTTATAGGCCTGTCTCGGGGCTTACTTCTCATCGCGTCGTTACCAAAGCAGCAGTACACGTTGGGGATGCGGTTTCCGCGGTGGTGGATGTGGACCGTCGCCGGGCGACGATGCGCAATCACACCGCGACGCACATTTTGCACGCCGCGCTGCGGCAGGTGCTGGGGACGCACGTGAAGCAGGCGGGCTCGGTGGTCGATCCGCAGCGACTGCGCTTCGACTTCTCGCACTTCGCCTCGCTTGATCCGGTAGAACTTGCTGAGATCGAGAACCTCGCCAATCAGGAGATCCAGAAGAACAATGCGGTCGAGACGGCGGTGATGGACATTGACCGCGCGGTCGAGGGCGGAGCGTTGGCCTTCTTCGGCGAGAAGTATCCGGACAAGGTCCGCGTGGTCGCGGTGCCGGGCTTCAGCAAGGAGCTATGCGGCGGAACGCACGTCCAGCGCACCGGGGAGATCGGCCTGCTGAAGGTGGTCCACGAGGGCAGCATCTCGGCCGGCGTCCGGCGTATAGAGGCCGTAACCGGAGCGGGCGCGCTCGACCAGTTCCAAGAGGTAACCCAAATGGTTCGAGGGCTGGCCGCTGCCATGAAGACGACTCCGGCGGAGCTGTCGCAGGCCGTCGCCAGGCTGACCGAGAACCAGCGGACCCTGGAGAAGCAAATTGAAACTCTGCGTATGAAGCTGGCCAACGCGCAGCTAGTGGACATCGACTCGAAGGTCCGGTTGGTGAAGGATGTGCGGCTGCTGGCAATCCGGTCGGATGGACTTGGACGCCCTGAAATGAGGAACTTAGCGGACTCCATGCGGCAGAAGCTGGGTTCTGGAGTGGTGCTGCTGACCTCCGTGGCGGACGATAAAGTCGCGCTGATCTCAGCCGTCACTCCGGACCTAAACAAGCGGGTCCATGCCGGTAAGTTCGCACAGGCAATTGCGCAGAAACTGGGCGGTACCGGCGGCGGACGGGCAGACCTAGCCGAGGCTGGGGGGAAGGACGTTGCCCGACTCGATACCGTCCTGAATGAAGCCGCTGACGTACTGGCCGGAATGCTATAA
- a CDS encoding YbaB/EbfC family nucleoid-associated protein, with amino-acid sequence MFNPQQMLGQLKKMQEDMQQKMETLRAQGSAGGGMVLVEVNGSKRVLKVTIDPQVAKDNDLEMLQDLIQAAVNDALRKVDEALKQQLGGMAGALAGGLPGGLKIPGLFE; translated from the coding sequence TTGTTTAATCCCCAGCAGATGCTTGGCCAGTTGAAAAAGATGCAGGAGGACATGCAACAGAAGATGGAGACCCTGCGCGCGCAAGGCTCGGCCGGCGGGGGAATGGTATTAGTGGAAGTCAACGGCTCCAAGCGCGTGCTCAAGGTAACCATCGATCCGCAGGTGGCCAAGGACAATGATCTGGAGATGCTGCAAGACCTGATCCAGGCCGCGGTCAACGATGCCCTGCGCAAAGTGGACGAGGCCTTGAAGCAGCAGCTCGGTGGTATGGCGGGGGCGCTGGCTGGCGGGTTGCCGGGCGGCCTAAAGATTCCAGGGCTGTTCGAGTAA
- a CDS encoding DUF4147 domain-containing protein yields MMTSQEARQLARDLFLKTLPHLDVGTKMRAMARLRDGVLEIGSARIPLHSGRPVRVIAMGKAAIEMAHALAEIMEGVPLRGVVAAPALPTKPVPGFEYFAGGHPYPNEQSFAAAVAMLSLLRTHGRGPDSLVIFLISGGGSSLAELPMDPTYSVDNWKTFYAGLVTCGASIQEINTVRKHFSAIKGGRLARAAEPAEQVTIFVSDVPEMMSSVVASGPSMPDESTLDECEAVLSRYVQFKNYPMIFLPRGLHKNEPIVPLRETPKDGLSCFARSSYYCLLSNWDALNLLANLLYENEIIVRTVTSCDDWEFEKASDYLLTRLSELRSTHPGQPVAVVSGGELSCPVTGDGMGGRNQAFVLDCAQKIAGYDIVVLSAGTDGIDGNSPAAGAIADGETIKRAKTLGMHAARFQEECDSFHFFEKLGDTIITGPTGTNVRDLRLLLAY; encoded by the coding sequence TTGATGACCTCGCAGGAAGCTCGCCAACTAGCCCGGGACTTGTTCCTGAAGACGCTGCCGCACCTGGATGTTGGCACGAAGATGCGTGCTATGGCGCGCCTGCGCGATGGCGTGCTGGAGATCGGGAGCGCCCGCATCCCGCTGCACTCCGGCCGCCCCGTGCGCGTGATCGCCATGGGCAAGGCCGCCATCGAGATGGCGCACGCCCTGGCGGAGATCATGGAGGGCGTGCCACTTCGCGGCGTAGTCGCCGCGCCAGCCCTTCCCACCAAACCAGTTCCTGGCTTCGAATATTTTGCGGGCGGCCACCCCTATCCCAACGAACAGAGTTTCGCCGCCGCAGTGGCGATGCTCTCATTGCTGCGAACGCACGGACGTGGCCCTGACAGCCTTGTGATTTTTCTAATTTCAGGTGGCGGGTCGTCCTTGGCGGAATTGCCCATGGATCCCACCTACTCGGTCGACAATTGGAAGACCTTTTACGCGGGGCTCGTAACCTGCGGCGCGAGCATTCAAGAGATCAATACAGTTCGCAAGCATTTTTCTGCGATCAAGGGAGGAAGGCTGGCAAGAGCCGCTGAGCCCGCTGAGCAAGTTACTATATTCGTGTCCGACGTGCCGGAGATGATGTCGTCCGTGGTAGCTTCCGGACCGTCCATGCCAGATGAATCGACATTGGATGAATGTGAAGCGGTGCTTTCCCGATACGTTCAATTCAAAAATTACCCGATGATTTTCCTACCACGAGGCCTACACAAGAACGAACCAATCGTGCCGTTGCGTGAGACTCCAAAGGATGGCCTCAGTTGCTTTGCCCGCAGTTCCTACTATTGCCTGCTGTCCAATTGGGATGCGCTTAATCTTCTCGCGAACCTGCTTTACGAAAATGAAATCATCGTTCGCACGGTGACAAGTTGTGATGATTGGGAGTTTGAAAAAGCCTCGGATTATCTATTGACTCGCCTGTCGGAACTTCGCTCGACCCATCCCGGCCAGCCCGTGGCGGTGGTCAGCGGAGGCGAATTGAGCTGCCCCGTTACCGGCGACGGAATGGGCGGGCGCAATCAGGCATTTGTGCTGGATTGTGCGCAGAAGATTGCCGGCTATGACATCGTGGTCCTTAGTGCGGGCACCGACGGAATCGACGGCAACAGCCCGGCGGCTGGCGCTATTGCCGATGGCGAAACGATCAAGCGCGCGAAGACGCTGGGCATGCACGCGGCGAGGTTTCAGGAAGAATGCGACTCGTTTCACTTTTTTGAGAAACTTGGCGACACCATCATCACCGGGCCGACAGGAACAAATGTCCGCGACCTGCGCCTCCTGCTGGCATACTGA
- a CDS encoding glycosyltransferase family 2 protein, which produces MKISAVIITLNEERNLRRALSSVSGVADEVVVVDSGSTDLTHEIAVRGRARFIKHVWEGYARQKNFAAAQAAHDWVLSLDADEALSPALIEEIRTLKQFANDEAAGYSMPRLPHYCGRWIRHSGWYPDRKVRLYDRRRACWVGEYVHESVVVDGEAGALRGDLLHYTCDTIEQHRGTVDRYTTLAAQEAHARGTRGALTRMILLPPWKFLETYLLRAGFLDGAAGLTIARMAAYYVYLKYAKLRRLQRPG; this is translated from the coding sequence ATGAAGATTTCTGCCGTCATCATCACGCTGAATGAAGAGCGCAATCTGCGCCGTGCGTTGTCGTCTGTCAGCGGCGTGGCCGACGAGGTGGTAGTCGTCGATAGCGGCAGCACCGATCTCACACACGAGATTGCCGTGCGAGGTCGCGCGCGATTCATCAAGCACGTCTGGGAAGGATATGCCCGCCAAAAGAACTTCGCTGCCGCACAGGCAGCCCACGATTGGGTGTTGAGCCTGGACGCCGACGAGGCGCTCTCGCCCGCCTTGATTGAGGAGATCAGGACTCTGAAGCAATTCGCGAATGATGAAGCGGCGGGGTATTCCATGCCTCGGCTACCGCACTACTGCGGGCGCTGGATACGCCACTCCGGCTGGTACCCGGATCGCAAGGTGCGCTTGTACGACCGCCGCCGCGCGTGCTGGGTGGGCGAATATGTTCATGAAAGCGTGGTCGTCGATGGTGAAGCAGGCGCGTTGCGCGGCGACCTGCTGCATTACACCTGCGACACCATTGAGCAGCACCGCGGCACGGTGGATCGCTATACCACGCTGGCCGCGCAGGAGGCTCACGCGCGCGGCACACGCGGGGCGCTGACCCGCATGATCCTGCTGCCGCCGTGGAAGTTCCTTGAGACGTACCTGCTGCGCGCTGGATTCCTTGATGGCGCCGCTGGGCTGACCATCGCGCGCATGGCCGCCTACTATGTTTATCTGAAATACGCGAAGCTCCGCCGGTTGCAGCGCCCCGGATGA
- a CDS encoding VWA domain-containing protein has protein sequence MLAVICVSRFVAWGAEPEVAIDEEQIGVQADSDVLEPTTQRPIRVEVPLVLVQVSVVDPYNRFVTGLDKEHFRVLEDKQSQDIQHFSNEDVPLSAGIIFDASGSMSDKLDKARMAVMQFFRSSNPEDEFFLISFNDRPTQLMDFTSDGGTLQSKLNFAEAKGRTSLLDAIYLGLHEMRKAKHSRKVLLVISDGGDNHSRYSESEIKRAVRESDVQIYAVGIFEPYSSRSRTPEELAGPGLLTEIAEMTGGRQFPVENPNDLPDIARKIGRELRNLYVLGYTPTNDTRDGKWRKIQVQLKPPRGLPPLQLFNKAGYYGPQE, from the coding sequence ATGCTGGCGGTGATTTGTGTCTCGCGTTTTGTTGCTTGGGGAGCCGAGCCGGAAGTCGCAATTGATGAAGAGCAGATTGGAGTTCAGGCCGATTCCGACGTGCTCGAGCCGACCACACAACGGCCTATCCGCGTGGAAGTACCGCTGGTTCTGGTCCAGGTCAGCGTGGTTGATCCTTACAACCGATTTGTAACCGGGCTCGACAAGGAACATTTCCGCGTATTGGAAGACAAGCAGTCCCAGGACATTCAGCACTTCTCGAATGAAGACGTGCCTCTCTCTGCCGGAATAATTTTCGACGCCAGCGGCAGCATGTCAGACAAGCTGGACAAGGCACGCATGGCGGTGATGCAGTTCTTCCGCAGTTCCAATCCGGAAGACGAGTTCTTCCTGATCAGCTTTAACGACCGCCCCACGCAACTGATGGATTTCACTTCGGATGGCGGAACCCTGCAAAGCAAGCTGAATTTCGCCGAAGCGAAGGGCCGCACCTCGCTGCTGGATGCCATCTACCTGGGATTGCATGAGATGCGCAAGGCCAAGCATTCGCGCAAGGTGTTGCTGGTTATTTCCGATGGCGGCGACAACCACAGCCGATATTCCGAGAGTGAAATCAAGCGCGCCGTACGCGAGTCGGACGTGCAGATTTACGCCGTCGGAATCTTTGAGCCGTACTCCAGCCGCAGCCGCACGCCGGAGGAATTGGCCGGTCCCGGCCTGCTAACGGAAATCGCGGAGATGACTGGCGGTCGGCAGTTCCCTGTCGAGAATCCCAATGATCTGCCCGACATTGCCCGCAAGATCGGACGCGAGCTGCGCAACCTTTACGTTCTGGGCTACACTCCCACCAATGACACCCGCGACGGCAAATGGCGCAAGATTCAAGTGCAGTTGAAGCCGCCTCGCGGTTTGCCCCCATTGCAGCTTTTCAATAAAGCTGGTTATTATGGACCTCAGGAGTAA
- the dnaX gene encoding DNA polymerase III subunit gamma/tau: protein MHQVIARTYRPQRFSEVIGQRHVTQTLQNALRLNRAGHGYIFSGMRGCGKTTMARLMAKALNCHRCIIPGQQTSQPPEPCGECPSCTEIAAGRSLDVIEIDAASNRGIDAVRELRDNARYAPARDKHKVFIIDEAHQITNEGFNALLKTLEEPPAHVIFILATTELHDLPETILSRCQHFAFHAGSFAEILGHLGTICAAEKVEADGQALAAIAASAGGSLRDALSRLEQAIAAFGANLKGDAVLRLLGAVPSHMVEEVFAAVRAQSRESLLGVIAQLVDEGYQLPHFSSQLVRAVRNMLVAKLAGPAPHLLETSPEECQRLADLATEFSEEDLMRFLDILLQLHQQLRHAAEPRFAMELGLLKLVDAERLVALEELIARLDGVAPGPSSPKPPLPSPSGPPSTRPSGGAPPSAPRTSAASPFEQDTLRKRQSLEAVVESPASSAPSTPVTGPAPAQSAEPTSGTTAEDWKGAVLQELEEKNKLMLSSMLADADWVLAQNEVRIHTASAGMASVIPDADRKLLEQLVAKAVGRPVKLSFVAAAKTARELAATMSSAAPTAGKQPPRTTGKAGAVDPEMEARVRQDPEIQEFETVFGKPVTGIRRLRG from the coding sequence GTGCATCAGGTCATTGCTCGCACTTATCGACCGCAACGCTTCTCTGAAGTGATCGGGCAGCGGCACGTCACGCAGACCTTGCAGAATGCGCTGCGCCTGAATCGCGCCGGGCACGGCTACATCTTCTCCGGAATGCGCGGCTGCGGCAAGACCACCATGGCGCGACTGATGGCCAAGGCGCTGAACTGCCATCGCTGCATCATCCCAGGGCAACAAACGTCCCAGCCGCCCGAGCCGTGCGGCGAGTGCCCGTCCTGCACGGAGATCGCCGCCGGCCGGAGCCTGGATGTGATCGAAATTGACGCGGCCTCCAATCGCGGCATCGACGCCGTGCGTGAGTTGCGCGACAACGCCCGGTACGCCCCAGCCCGCGACAAACACAAGGTCTTCATCATTGACGAAGCGCACCAGATTACCAATGAAGGCTTCAACGCGCTGCTCAAGACGCTCGAAGAGCCGCCCGCCCACGTGATCTTCATCCTGGCGACGACCGAACTGCACGACCTGCCGGAGACCATCCTCTCGCGCTGCCAGCACTTCGCCTTTCACGCGGGCAGCTTCGCGGAGATTCTCGGACATCTCGGCACCATCTGCGCCGCCGAAAAAGTGGAGGCGGACGGACAGGCGCTGGCCGCCATCGCGGCATCGGCGGGCGGCAGCCTGCGCGACGCGCTCTCGCGACTCGAACAGGCCATCGCCGCGTTTGGAGCCAACCTCAAAGGCGACGCTGTACTTCGACTGTTGGGCGCGGTGCCGTCGCATATGGTGGAGGAAGTCTTTGCGGCGGTGCGCGCACAGTCGCGCGAGAGCTTGCTCGGTGTCATTGCGCAACTCGTTGACGAAGGCTATCAGCTCCCGCATTTTTCATCTCAGCTTGTTCGGGCCGTGCGCAACATGCTGGTAGCCAAGCTGGCCGGGCCTGCGCCACATCTGCTGGAAACCTCTCCGGAGGAGTGCCAACGGCTGGCTGATCTCGCTACAGAGTTCTCCGAGGAAGACTTGATGCGCTTTCTCGACATCCTGCTGCAACTACACCAACAGCTTCGTCATGCGGCGGAACCACGCTTCGCCATGGAACTGGGCCTGCTGAAGTTGGTAGACGCCGAGCGGTTGGTCGCTCTGGAAGAGTTGATCGCACGACTGGATGGAGTGGCTCCCGGGCCTTCTTCTCCCAAGCCGCCGTTGCCCAGCCCGTCAGGTCCTCCATCTACGCGGCCATCGGGTGGTGCGCCGCCGAGTGCGCCACGCACTTCAGCCGCCAGCCCGTTTGAGCAGGACACACTTCGCAAGCGGCAGAGTTTGGAGGCAGTGGTCGAGTCGCCGGCTTCCTCCGCGCCGAGTACTCCCGTGACGGGTCCCGCCCCCGCACAATCCGCAGAGCCAACCTCAGGCACGACGGCGGAGGATTGGAAGGGCGCTGTGCTGCAGGAGCTGGAAGAGAAAAATAAATTGATGCTGTCCTCAATGCTGGCCGACGCCGATTGGGTTCTGGCGCAAAATGAAGTGCGCATCCACACCGCCAGCGCGGGCATGGCTTCTGTAATTCCAGATGCAGATCGCAAGCTGCTGGAACAGTTGGTGGCAAAGGCAGTGGGACGGCCCGTGAAACTGAGTTTCGTGGCCGCCGCCAAGACGGCGCGGGAACTCGCCGCAACTATGTCCAGCGCGGCACCCACTGCGGGAAAGCAGCCACCGCGTACGACCGGCAAGGCAGGCGCGGTCGATCCGGAGATGGAGGCGCGCGTCCGCCAGGACCCGGAGATACAAGAGTTTGAGACCGTGTTCGGCAAGCCTGTTACGGGCATTCGCCGCCTGCGCGGATAA
- the recR gene encoding recombination protein RecR, with amino-acid sequence MPEYAKPMAKLIDELKRLPGVGSKSAQRMAFHLLKVEDGEADRLADAIRELKSSIRLCEICNNITEASPCGICNDASRDPHVLCVVEDSANIVAIEQTGHFRGGYHVLMGVLSPLHGVGPDQLRIEGLVERVKQGGIQEVVMATNPTSEGEATAMYLAKLLRPLGARITRIATGVPVGSELEYVDRATMARAMDGRKDF; translated from the coding sequence ATGCCAGAATATGCCAAGCCGATGGCCAAATTGATTGACGAGTTGAAGCGCCTGCCCGGCGTGGGTTCGAAGTCGGCGCAGCGCATGGCGTTTCATCTGCTGAAGGTGGAAGACGGCGAGGCCGACCGGCTGGCCGACGCCATTCGTGAATTGAAATCGTCGATCCGCTTGTGCGAGATTTGCAACAACATCACCGAGGCGAGTCCGTGCGGGATTTGCAATGATGCCTCGCGCGACCCACATGTGCTGTGCGTGGTGGAAGATTCCGCCAACATCGTGGCCATCGAGCAGACTGGCCACTTCCGCGGCGGCTATCACGTGCTGATGGGCGTACTCTCACCGCTGCACGGCGTGGGCCCGGACCAGTTGCGCATTGAAGGATTGGTCGAGCGCGTGAAGCAGGGTGGCATTCAAGAAGTGGTGATGGCCACCAACCCGACATCGGAAGGCGAAGCCACCGCCATGTATCTGGCGAAACTCCTGAGACCGCTAGGCGCGCGCATCACGCGCATCGCCACCGGCGTCCCCGTCGGCAGCGAATTAGAGTACGTCGACCGCGCCACCATGGCCCGCGCCATGGACGGCCGCAAAGATTTCTGA
- a CDS encoding VWA domain-containing protein gives MGRLRRFLLLIVSFLCFSLTPSGSPPATAGQSQPIPPAPSTNESSTAVVDVPAKRKTAGEETDDYVISVEAELVVLHATVTDKNGKPVADLKRNEFRVFENKVEQKLKVFKREDIPVAVGILVDNSGSMRDKRKGVNAAALKFVKSSNPLDEVFIVNFNEESFLDAEFTGNLILLEEALEKIDARGGTAFYDAIDMSLDHLKEKATLDKRVVIAVTDGEDNASKGTLEQLVQKVNRANVMIYTAALLGSDDKRAARRAKRALEAIAKASGGTAFFPKNPAEVEQMATIIADDIRNQYVLAYTPTNAAKDGSFRRVEIQLNAPKRGKLNIRARTGYYAPTAQAPAR, from the coding sequence ATGGGTCGGCTCAGACGGTTCCTACTTCTCATCGTTTCATTTCTCTGCTTCAGCCTGACTCCGTCCGGATCGCCTCCTGCTACTGCGGGACAATCACAGCCCATCCCCCCAGCACCCTCTACGAATGAATCCTCTACGGCGGTAGTGGATGTCCCGGCAAAGAGAAAAACGGCAGGGGAAGAGACAGACGATTACGTCATCAGCGTGGAGGCGGAACTGGTGGTATTGCATGCCACCGTTACTGACAAGAATGGCAAGCCAGTCGCCGACCTCAAGCGGAACGAGTTCCGCGTTTTTGAGAATAAAGTCGAGCAGAAATTGAAGGTCTTCAAGCGCGAGGACATCCCGGTCGCCGTGGGCATCCTGGTGGACAACAGCGGCAGCATGCGCGACAAGCGCAAAGGCGTGAACGCCGCCGCACTGAAGTTCGTCAAAAGCAGCAATCCGCTCGACGAAGTCTTCATCGTCAACTTCAACGAAGAGTCCTTCCTCGACGCCGAATTCACGGGCAACCTGATCCTGCTGGAAGAGGCGCTCGAGAAGATCGACGCCCGCGGCGGCACCGCCTTCTATGACGCCATCGACATGTCGCTCGACCACCTGAAAGAAAAAGCGACGCTGGATAAGCGCGTGGTCATCGCCGTTACCGACGGCGAAGATAACGCCAGCAAGGGCACACTCGAGCAACTTGTCCAGAAAGTGAATCGCGCGAATGTGATGATCTATACGGCTGCGCTGCTGGGTTCAGATGACAAGCGCGCCGCCCGTCGCGCCAAGCGCGCGCTGGAGGCCATCGCCAAAGCCAGCGGCGGCACCGCGTTCTTCCCCAAGAATCCCGCCGAAGTCGAGCAGATGGCCACCATCATCGCCGACGATATTCGTAACCAGTACGTGCTGGCCTACACCCCCACCAACGCCGCCAAGGATGGTTCGTTCCGCCGCGTGGAGATTCAGCTCAACGCCCCTAAGCGCGGCAAGCTGAACATCCGCGCCCGCACCGGCTACTACGCCCCCACCGCGCAAGCGCCCGCTCGCTGA